One genomic region from Terriglobus aquaticus encodes:
- a CDS encoding ABC transporter permease — MRLLPGGLNLGRSRLDTRLPQTMSRSQVLRRTWPFVLDMIVALIGLACFYAIVLVARLWGGSPQPDVQISLSAAALPKYAFYSVVRMGLAYLLSLVFAVGYGYAAAYNRRLEALMIAALDVLQSIPVLSFLPGVMLAMIALFPSRQMGLELGAVLLIFTGQVWNMAFSFYSSLKSLPRELVEASAIFQYSRWQRLWQLELPYAAIGLVWNSMVSVAGGWFFLMACEMFVLGERDFRLPGLGSYLQTAASAGNVPAILWGLLIMIGIIVATDQLIWRPVIAWSDRFKFEQVENARGVRSPLLAALQSSTLLNALTRRTLVPLQERLYHGFAVRPRHAVRLDDDSRKRTPGLVQVLLYVVVLPVLLYMVWQAVGLLRGVHLADVKQLILGAGATFLRVMVALVLASAWTIPAGVAIGFHPRLARIAQPLAQVAASVPATALFPVLLLLLIRNGGGMNTGAILLMLLGTQWYILFNVIAGAIAIPNDLKEVANLFHFSRWQRWRTVILPGIFPFLVTGLVTASGGAWNASIIAEYFRLKGQTFTAFGLGEQISAATDAGHFGGLLLGTILMALMVVTINRLVWRPMFRLAETKYRLAA; from the coding sequence ATGAGGCTGTTGCCGGGTGGCCTGAATCTGGGGCGCTCGCGCCTGGACACGCGTTTGCCGCAAACCATGTCGCGCAGCCAGGTACTGCGTCGCACCTGGCCATTCGTGCTGGACATGATCGTGGCGCTCATCGGCCTGGCATGCTTCTATGCCATCGTGCTCGTGGCGCGTTTATGGGGCGGCAGCCCGCAGCCAGACGTGCAGATCTCGTTGTCTGCCGCCGCCTTGCCGAAGTACGCCTTCTACTCCGTGGTGCGCATGGGTTTGGCGTACCTGCTGAGCCTCGTCTTTGCTGTGGGCTATGGATACGCCGCCGCCTACAATCGCAGGCTAGAAGCGTTGATGATTGCCGCGCTGGACGTGCTGCAGTCCATTCCTGTGCTCAGCTTCCTGCCGGGAGTGATGCTCGCCATGATCGCGCTCTTTCCATCGCGACAGATGGGGTTGGAGCTCGGCGCCGTTCTACTGATCTTTACCGGTCAGGTTTGGAATATGGCCTTCAGCTTTTACTCGTCGTTGAAGAGCCTGCCGCGCGAACTAGTCGAGGCGTCCGCCATATTCCAGTACTCGCGGTGGCAACGCCTATGGCAACTGGAGCTGCCCTACGCTGCCATCGGCCTGGTCTGGAACAGCATGGTCTCCGTCGCGGGCGGCTGGTTTTTTCTGATGGCGTGCGAAATGTTCGTGCTGGGCGAGCGTGATTTCCGCCTCCCTGGCTTGGGCAGCTACCTGCAGACCGCCGCATCGGCCGGCAATGTTCCGGCGATCCTTTGGGGCTTGCTGATAATGATCGGCATCATCGTTGCTACGGACCAGCTCATCTGGCGCCCGGTGATCGCCTGGTCCGACCGCTTCAAGTTTGAGCAGGTTGAGAACGCGCGTGGCGTGCGGTCGCCCTTGCTGGCGGCGCTGCAGTCGTCCACGTTGCTGAACGCGCTGACCCGGCGAACGCTTGTGCCATTGCAGGAGCGGCTGTACCACGGTTTCGCTGTGCGTCCTCGGCACGCGGTGCGCCTGGATGACGACAGCCGCAAGCGCACGCCGGGCCTCGTCCAGGTGCTGCTCTATGTCGTGGTGCTGCCGGTCTTGCTCTACATGGTCTGGCAGGCGGTGGGGCTGTTGCGGGGCGTTCACCTGGCGGACGTGAAGCAACTGATCCTTGGAGCCGGTGCGACCTTCCTCCGCGTGATGGTGGCCCTGGTGCTGGCGTCTGCGTGGACCATTCCGGCGGGTGTGGCAATCGGCTTCCATCCCCGGCTGGCACGTATCGCACAGCCGTTGGCACAGGTTGCGGCCAGCGTGCCGGCCACGGCGCTGTTTCCGGTCCTTCTGCTCTTGCTCATCCGGAACGGCGGGGGCATGAATACAGGTGCCATCCTGCTGATGTTGCTGGGCACCCAGTGGTACATCCTGTTCAATGTGATCGCGGGTGCGATTGCAATCCCCAACGACCTGAAGGAGGTCGCGAACCTCTTTCATTTCTCGCGCTGGCAGCGCTGGCGGACGGTCATTCTGCCCGGCATCTTTCCATTTCTCGTCACGGGCCTGGTCACCGCCTCGGGTGGCGCCTGGAATGCCAGCATCATCGCCGAGTACTTCCGGCTCAAGGGCCAGACCTTCACCGCGTTTGGTCTGGGCGAGCAGATCAGTGCTGCCACCGACGCCGGCCATTTCGGCGGGCTGCTGCTGGGAACGATCCTGATGGCGCTGATGGTCGTAACGATCAATCGGCTGGTGTGGCGGCCGATGTTCCGGTTGGCCGAGACAAAGTACCGGCTAGCTGCCTGA
- a CDS encoding LbetaH domain-containing protein yields the protein MFFRLSPRPLHAWRALLLRCFGAKLGKGVHVYPGAKIWAPWNLVCADYAGIGDGAEIYNPAPMHFGEFCVVSQDSYVCGATHDYNDPEFPLLAFEMRIGARAWICARASVAPGVQVGEGAVLGLASVATRNLEPWTVYAGAPAVAVKERKRGAAKPASASGSEPVEPVA from the coding sequence TTGTTCTTTCGTCTGTCGCCGCGGCCGCTGCATGCCTGGCGGGCGCTTCTGCTGCGCTGTTTCGGAGCGAAGCTGGGCAAAGGTGTCCATGTTTACCCCGGGGCAAAGATCTGGGCTCCCTGGAATCTTGTCTGTGCCGATTACGCCGGCATCGGCGATGGTGCTGAGATCTACAATCCCGCCCCGATGCACTTTGGCGAGTTCTGCGTGGTTTCGCAGGACAGCTATGTGTGCGGCGCAACCCACGACTACAACGATCCCGAATTCCCGCTGCTTGCCTTCGAGATGCGGATCGGTGCACGGGCATGGATCTGCGCCCGCGCTTCGGTCGCCCCCGGCGTGCAGGTGGGCGAAGGTGCTGTGCTCGGCCTGGCGTCGGTCGCCACCCGCAACCTGGAGCCCTGGACGGTGTATGCCGGCGCTCCTGCCGTGGCCGTAAAGGAACGCAAGCGAGGTGCCGCCAAACCAGCGAGTGCATCCGGCTCGGAACCGGTGGAGCCGGTCGCTTGA
- a CDS encoding ABC transporter ATP-binding protein, with protein MSEAIIRAERVEKYYAQPSENRIQVISPTDLSIVPGEIVALLGPSGSGKSTLLRMLTGLSKPSAGEVYWHGQPISQSESNVSIVFQSFALFPWLTVLQNVEAPLQAKGIAPEERTRRAMKMLDTVGLDGFQSAYPKELSGGMRQRVGFARALVVEPEVLFMDEPFSALDVLTAENLRSELLELWHNHTMPTQSIFIVTHNIEEAVLLADRIIVLGRNPGHIRTDFRVNLQHPRNRKIAAFTQLVDYIYKVLTQPESQPPELPRTSDGRRVRDQRLMGYQMLPHARPGGIAGLLELLIDHGGKADIYQLADDLAFEIDDILPIVDAAALLGFLTVQEGDAMMTAAGTEYGHAEIQRQKEIFREAAIEKVLLLRQIVRAIQAKSDRSVPEDFFHDMLDEQFSEEETQRQLETAINWGRYAELFDYDSSRQRFTEASVPHEELATAGDEG; from the coding sequence GTGTCAGAAGCGATCATCCGCGCCGAGCGGGTCGAGAAGTATTACGCGCAACCCAGCGAGAACCGCATCCAGGTCATCTCGCCGACCGACCTGTCGATCGTACCGGGCGAGATCGTCGCCCTGCTCGGACCTTCGGGGTCCGGCAAATCCACGCTGCTGCGGATGCTGACGGGGCTGTCCAAACCCTCCGCGGGCGAGGTCTACTGGCACGGCCAGCCCATCTCACAGTCTGAGAGCAACGTTTCCATCGTCTTTCAGAGCTTCGCTCTGTTTCCCTGGCTGACCGTTCTGCAGAACGTGGAAGCCCCGTTGCAGGCCAAGGGCATTGCACCGGAAGAGCGAACGCGCCGCGCCATGAAGATGCTGGACACCGTTGGCCTTGACGGCTTCCAGTCGGCGTATCCCAAGGAACTGTCCGGCGGCATGCGGCAGCGGGTAGGCTTTGCGCGTGCCTTGGTCGTCGAACCGGAAGTCCTGTTCATGGATGAGCCGTTCTCAGCGCTCGATGTTCTGACTGCGGAGAACCTGCGTTCCGAGCTGCTGGAGCTGTGGCACAACCACACCATGCCCACGCAGTCGATCTTCATCGTCACTCACAACATTGAGGAAGCGGTTCTGCTGGCCGACCGCATCATCGTGCTGGGCCGCAACCCGGGTCACATCCGCACCGATTTCCGCGTCAACCTGCAGCACCCACGCAACCGCAAGATCGCGGCTTTTACGCAACTCGTGGACTACATCTATAAGGTCCTGACCCAGCCCGAGTCGCAGCCACCCGAACTGCCGCGCACCAGCGACGGCCGGCGCGTGCGCGATCAGCGCCTCATGGGCTACCAGATGCTGCCGCATGCGAGACCCGGCGGCATCGCCGGATTGCTGGAACTGCTGATCGATCACGGCGGCAAGGCCGACATCTACCAGCTTGCGGACGACCTCGCCTTTGAGATCGACGACATTCTCCCCATCGTCGATGCCGCGGCGCTGCTGGGCTTCCTGACGGTGCAGGAGGGCGACGCCATGATGACCGCCGCAGGCACCGAGTACGGCCATGCGGAGATCCAGCGGCAGAAGGAGATCTTCCGCGAGGCTGCGATCGAAAAGGTTCTGCTGCTGCGGCAGATCGTGCGTGCCATCCAGGCCAAGTCCGACCGCAGCGTTCCTGAGGACTTCTTCCACGACATGCTGGATGAACAGTTCAGCGAAGAGGAGACCCAGCGACAGTTGGAAACTGCCATCAACTGGGGCCGGTACGCCGAGTTGTTCGACTATGACAGCAGTCGCCAGCGATTCACCGAGGCCAGCGTGCCACACGAGGAGCTGGCCACAGCGGGAGACGAAGGATGA
- a CDS encoding GumC family protein — MASVRSQFPAAPASTDGEAQPGFGTASSESTLSEALLVLRKRKWVLVATVVLGLLYGLYEAMTQPVRYTAYGKLEVGTGATAAYREPGFAGGENLNNEMLILASDTLMLTVGREMDLANNPAFFGITKGTLPHRNIDDPAVRQAVVGTLLGTVKAANIPGTQILIISCVSANPKLSADIVNHVMDAYITRSYQSKYASTDRVSKWLSGQLSDLKAQVEASQEQLIDMQRKLGVLGLSFDPSHVPTTESTQKVDALSGALSGARVARILAESKFRTLQSANPDNLEGLLDVSGLDGELNRLRGDIATTKATIAEELVTRGVRNPKVEADQRHLAELQREVTTEQNRLLSQSKDAFIAAQANENQTAEALNQAKNEAYQLRDATVEYNLRQREYETNRSLYDGLLARLRTAGVQAGLEALEIDIVDRAQQPPAPTLKPTSSILLQNGIFGLIGGVVLSFLLETLDTGLRNVAEIESVMQLPSLAVIPRVRRISGDSGTTLSVAQSNVGVLATSKSQFSEAFRSLRTSLLLSTAGHPPKIIVVSSSTPAEGKTTVATNLACILAQRETRVLLIDSDLRRPNVHHRFGLNGRVGLSTVLAGAAKFEDALRQVPEVPNLDILCCGPVPPFPTEMLSSEAMHDLLVRCSEEYTHIVIDSPPILSVTDGVILARQCDALALVVRQGKSSRHVVRRARDLLVRAGAPVTGVILNAVDVNSPEYYGYYGYSGYSYSNIDSESWEPESQKPSHTQTPTGAA; from the coding sequence ATGGCATCCGTTCGATCGCAGTTTCCAGCGGCTCCGGCGTCGACTGACGGCGAAGCTCAGCCGGGATTTGGAACTGCGTCCAGTGAAAGTACGCTTTCCGAAGCCCTGCTGGTTCTTCGAAAGCGCAAATGGGTACTGGTCGCCACGGTGGTTCTTGGCCTGTTGTACGGGCTGTATGAGGCCATGACCCAGCCGGTGCGGTATACCGCATACGGAAAGCTGGAAGTAGGCACCGGAGCCACGGCGGCGTACCGCGAACCGGGTTTTGCCGGCGGCGAGAACCTGAACAACGAGATGCTGATCCTGGCGAGCGACACGCTCATGCTAACGGTCGGCCGCGAAATGGATCTGGCCAACAATCCCGCGTTTTTCGGCATAACCAAGGGAACGCTGCCGCATCGCAACATCGACGACCCGGCTGTGCGACAGGCTGTCGTCGGTACTCTGCTGGGCACCGTCAAAGCCGCGAATATCCCGGGAACGCAGATTCTGATCATCAGTTGCGTTTCCGCGAACCCCAAGCTTTCCGCTGACATCGTCAACCATGTGATGGACGCCTACATCACACGCTCCTACCAGAGCAAATACGCTTCGACGGATCGCGTGTCCAAGTGGTTGAGCGGTCAGTTGAGCGATCTGAAGGCTCAGGTTGAGGCGTCCCAGGAACAACTGATCGACATGCAGCGCAAGCTGGGCGTTCTGGGCCTCAGCTTCGATCCCAGCCACGTGCCCACCACGGAAAGCACGCAGAAGGTTGACGCTCTCTCCGGAGCGCTGAGCGGCGCGCGCGTTGCACGCATCCTGGCTGAGTCAAAGTTCCGGACCCTGCAGAGCGCCAACCCGGACAACCTCGAAGGCCTGCTGGACGTATCCGGGCTGGACGGCGAACTGAACAGGCTGCGCGGCGATATCGCCACGACCAAGGCCACCATTGCCGAAGAGTTGGTGACGCGTGGAGTAAGGAATCCCAAGGTAGAAGCCGACCAGCGTCACCTGGCAGAGCTGCAGCGCGAAGTGACCACGGAACAGAACCGACTGCTGAGCCAGTCGAAGGACGCCTTCATTGCCGCACAGGCAAATGAGAATCAGACCGCGGAAGCGCTGAACCAAGCCAAGAACGAAGCCTATCAACTGCGGGACGCGACCGTAGAGTACAACCTGCGTCAGCGCGAGTACGAAACCAATCGCAGCCTGTATGACGGTCTGCTCGCTCGCCTGAGAACGGCCGGCGTTCAGGCCGGGTTGGAAGCTCTGGAGATCGATATCGTCGATCGAGCCCAGCAGCCACCGGCGCCCACGCTCAAGCCGACCAGCAGCATCCTGTTGCAGAACGGCATTTTCGGATTGATCGGCGGCGTTGTTCTGTCATTCCTGTTGGAGACGCTGGATACTGGTCTGCGGAACGTCGCTGAAATTGAGAGCGTGATGCAACTGCCCTCGCTAGCCGTAATCCCCCGCGTGCGGCGGATCTCTGGCGACAGTGGCACCACGTTGTCGGTCGCGCAGAGCAACGTGGGAGTGCTCGCCACTTCCAAGTCGCAGTTCTCAGAAGCCTTCCGGTCGCTGCGGACATCGCTGCTGCTATCGACCGCAGGTCACCCACCCAAGATCATCGTCGTCTCCAGTTCCACTCCTGCCGAAGGCAAAACGACGGTTGCGACCAACCTCGCCTGCATCCTGGCGCAGCGAGAAACTCGCGTGCTGCTGATCGACTCCGACCTGCGCCGGCCCAATGTGCACCACCGCTTCGGCCTGAACGGGCGAGTCGGATTGTCCACCGTGCTTGCCGGGGCGGCCAAGTTCGAAGACGCACTGCGGCAGGTGCCCGAAGTACCGAACCTCGACATCCTGTGCTGCGGCCCCGTGCCGCCCTTCCCCACGGAAATGCTGTCGTCCGAAGCCATGCACGATCTGCTGGTCCGCTGCAGCGAGGAATACACTCACATCGTCATCGACTCGCCCCCGATCCTCTCCGTTACAGACGGCGTGATCCTGGCCCGGCAGTGCGATGCGCTGGCGCTGGTTGTCCGTCAGGGTAAGAGCAGCCGCCACGTGGTGCGGCGCGCACGGGATCTGCTGGTCCGCGCCGGAGCGCCGGTCACCGGCGTTATCCTGAACGCCGTAGACGTGAACTCGCCGGAATACTACGGCTACTACGGCTACTCGGGGTACAGCTACAGCAATATCGACTCTGAGAGCTGGGAGCCGGAGTCGCAGAAACCGTCTCACACCCAAACGCCGACAGGTGCCGCATGA
- a CDS encoding polysaccharide biosynthesis/export family protein, translating to MKRLLHCILLAGAVLGTASAHAQFNGPADTAADPVNSPHVLTTDPAILYPARHDNPMHSGDMVHVSIYTVGDYGFTGRVSEEGFLSVPLIDPVQVEGLTIREVQTLLAQRFEAAQIFHNAPVQIEVTESVRSQITLMGDVRGQVSGVAGSRRLFDVLASVGGLQPTTSHVITIDRPGMAQSINVDLGTDPEHSKFANVPVFPGDTIMTGRIGSYYLVGAWKTQGAFPIQNTAPLTLLQAYTIGNGKFLEGKANELHLIRTVGTTRTLTIVKMDKVLKGQEPDPVLQGDDILYLPSNKVLAAIRGGGVNTAIGLALTLAYAIPR from the coding sequence ATGAAACGTCTTCTCCACTGCATCCTGCTTGCGGGCGCGGTGCTTGGGACCGCGTCAGCCCATGCACAGTTCAACGGGCCAGCAGACACCGCCGCAGACCCGGTGAACTCTCCGCACGTTTTGACCACCGATCCGGCAATCCTGTACCCGGCCCGGCACGATAACCCCATGCACAGCGGTGACATGGTGCATGTGAGCATCTACACCGTTGGCGATTACGGCTTCACCGGCCGCGTTTCGGAAGAGGGCTTCCTCTCCGTTCCGCTGATCGATCCCGTGCAGGTGGAAGGGTTGACCATCCGCGAGGTGCAGACGTTGTTGGCACAGCGATTCGAAGCGGCCCAGATCTTTCACAACGCTCCCGTGCAAATCGAGGTGACGGAATCTGTTCGATCGCAGATCACGCTCATGGGTGACGTGCGTGGTCAGGTGTCCGGCGTGGCAGGAAGCCGTCGGCTTTTTGACGTGCTGGCGTCCGTGGGTGGTCTCCAACCCACGACGAGCCACGTCATCACCATCGATCGGCCCGGCATGGCACAGTCGATCAACGTCGACCTTGGCACCGATCCGGAGCACAGCAAATTCGCGAATGTTCCGGTATTTCCGGGCGATACCATCATGACCGGCCGGATCGGCAGCTACTACCTGGTGGGCGCATGGAAGACTCAGGGCGCATTTCCCATCCAGAACACGGCACCGCTCACCCTGCTGCAGGCCTACACGATCGGTAACGGCAAGTTCCTGGAAGGCAAGGCCAACGAACTACACCTGATCCGGACTGTCGGCACCACGCGGACCCTGACTATCGTCAAGATGGACAAGGTGCTCAAGGGACAAGAGCCGGACCCCGTGCTGCAGGGCGACGACATCCTGTATCTGCCCTCGAACAAGGTATTGGCAGCCATCCGCGGAGGCGGCGTCAATACCGCGATCGGGCTCGCTCTAACTCTGGCGTACGCGATCCCACGTTAA
- a CDS encoding glycosyltransferase family 2 protein, which produces MISVLILTRDEAQALPECLDSVAWSDDVHVLDSLSSDGTQQIARERGAHVTERPFDGYATQRNAGLALPFRHEWILILDADERPSAELSEEMQTAVLTAPPTVTAFRVRRRDYLWGTWLKHAQLTPTYIRLVRRGRARYVREINEVLETDGQVADLHAPLEHYPFLKGMSWWLDRHNRYSTAEAQLLAAGSATSNASWRQALLGKSLQERRAAQKAIFYKMPGRPLVKWMYMMFVRGAVLDGSAGWTYATLQSIYEYMIEVKRREIELRARNTAGRP; this is translated from the coding sequence TTGATCTCGGTTCTGATCCTGACCCGGGACGAGGCGCAGGCCCTGCCAGAGTGCCTGGACAGCGTGGCTTGGTCTGACGACGTGCACGTACTCGATTCCCTTTCAAGCGATGGAACCCAGCAGATCGCAAGGGAGCGTGGCGCCCATGTGACGGAGCGTCCGTTCGACGGCTATGCGACGCAACGCAACGCCGGTCTTGCGCTTCCCTTTCGGCACGAGTGGATTCTGATCCTGGACGCAGACGAGCGGCCGTCGGCAGAGCTTTCCGAGGAGATGCAGACTGCCGTACTCACCGCCCCGCCGACCGTGACCGCCTTTCGTGTGCGGCGTCGCGATTACCTGTGGGGAACTTGGTTGAAGCACGCGCAGTTGACGCCCACGTACATCCGCCTGGTTCGGCGGGGACGCGCCCGCTACGTGCGAGAGATCAACGAGGTGCTGGAGACGGACGGTCAGGTTGCCGACCTGCACGCGCCGCTGGAGCACTACCCGTTCCTCAAGGGCATGAGCTGGTGGCTCGATCGGCACAATCGCTACTCCACTGCGGAAGCTCAACTGCTGGCTGCAGGAAGTGCGACCTCCAACGCGTCGTGGCGGCAAGCGCTGCTGGGCAAAAGCCTGCAGGAGCGGCGCGCCGCGCAGAAGGCGATCTTCTATAAAATGCCAGGACGCCCGCTGGTCAAGTGGATGTACATGATGTTCGTCAGGGGGGCGGTGTTGGACGGCTCAGCCGGCTGGACATACGCCACCCTGCAGTCCATCTACGAGTACATGATCGAGGTGAAGCGCCGGGAAATCGAACTTCGCGCGCGCAACACCGCTGGCAGACCCTGA
- the purQ gene encoding phosphoribosylformylglycinamidine synthase subunit PurQ has translation MKFGVLVFPGSNCDHDTYNVFESVLHQPVTFLWHASEDLQGCDAILVPGGFAYGDYLRTGALARFAPVMESVKKFAAAGGPVMGICNGFQILCEAGLLPGALLRNRDQRYICRQVHLRAETSDSPFTHGLGRGEVLRLPIGHMEGNYFCDEQTLEILRREDRIAFRYCDAAGEVTAEANPNGSLDNIAGILSEGRNVLGMMPHPDRSSERLLGSADGLRLFQSLADTLVPA, from the coding sequence ATGAAGTTCGGCGTTCTGGTGTTTCCCGGTTCCAACTGCGACCATGACACGTACAACGTGTTCGAAAGCGTACTCCATCAGCCGGTTACGTTCCTCTGGCATGCATCCGAGGACCTGCAGGGCTGCGACGCCATCCTGGTGCCCGGCGGCTTCGCCTACGGCGACTACCTGCGGACCGGCGCGCTGGCCCGGTTTGCACCGGTGATGGAAAGCGTGAAGAAGTTCGCCGCGGCGGGCGGTCCGGTCATGGGCATCTGTAACGGATTTCAGATCCTATGCGAGGCAGGTCTTCTACCCGGAGCGCTGCTGCGCAACCGCGATCAGCGATACATCTGCCGCCAGGTTCACCTGCGCGCCGAGACGTCCGATTCGCCGTTTACGCACGGGCTCGGCCGGGGCGAGGTGTTGCGCCTTCCGATCGGCCATATGGAAGGCAACTACTTCTGTGACGAGCAGACCCTGGAGATCCTGCGCCGGGAAGACCGCATCGCGTTTCGCTACTGCGACGCGGCGGGCGAGGTCACCGCCGAGGCGAATCCGAACGGATCGCTGGACAACATCGCCGGCATTCTGAGCGAAGGCCGCAATGTGTTGGGCATGATGCCGCACCCTGACCGATCGAGCGAGCGTCTGTTGGGGTCGGCGGACGGTTTGCGCCTCTTCCAATCCCTCGCGGACACGCTGGTGCCCGCGTAA
- a CDS encoding AI-2E family transporter → MDAAEREASYSRRAGAALGGWFRATLLDAAIVGAMWLVGLLWIGVPFAPLWAVLGALFQFVPGVGAVLGVCGPAVAAVFSTNDDDFSKLWWVLGLYAIIAVVDGLLIQPLLLKRQTRVPWWAALLGPILGGILLPPWGALLAPPILAVVFAFRRPRPAQP, encoded by the coding sequence ATGGATGCCGCAGAACGGGAAGCCAGCTATAGCCGCCGCGCGGGAGCCGCGCTGGGCGGGTGGTTTCGCGCGACGCTGCTGGACGCCGCGATCGTCGGCGCCATGTGGTTGGTCGGCCTGCTTTGGATCGGAGTCCCGTTCGCTCCGCTGTGGGCGGTACTTGGCGCGCTGTTCCAGTTTGTGCCCGGGGTGGGCGCAGTGCTGGGGGTGTGCGGTCCCGCCGTGGCGGCCGTCTTCTCCACCAATGACGACGACTTCAGCAAACTCTGGTGGGTGCTGGGCCTGTACGCGATCATCGCAGTAGTCGACGGATTGCTCATCCAGCCGCTGCTGTTGAAGCGACAGACGCGGGTACCGTGGTGGGCTGCGCTGCTGGGACCAATCCTGGGCGGAATCCTGCTACCGCCCTGGGGAGCTCTGCTAGCACCGCCCATCCTGGCCGTGGTCTTTGCGTTCCGACGCCCGCGTCCCGCCCAGCCTTGA
- a CDS encoding glycosyltransferase family 4 protein — MAMKPTDSNPGGSSRPIRLAYVVSHPIQYQAPLLRELAADPSIDLCVFFCSDFSIRAYRDSGFGAEVRWDVPLTEGYRSVVLPRWRETTSPRTFAPIARGFLRHFARGLNGQRFDAVWVHGYSTVNSLHAILAARTLGIPVLLRAEPWLADRPRSAWRLALKRLFFTGLRSLISAVLPIGTRNAEYWSYYFGARFPAFLVPYAVDNDRFAAQIAQQYLAAPESLDLEPGRPVILFASKLQERKHCDDLLEAYLLLTADMPADQQPHLLIVGDGEQMPMLRARVAAVNAPLVRFAGFRNQTELPGIFALSTVFVLPSRHEPWGLIVNEAMACGLPVIVSDEVGCAVDLVQNGANGFIVPARDIAALAEALRSVLLPGVAQRRGECSRQRIAKWSFAEDRNGLKAALSFVTRLPVAAAQDGILPAVRNDHASRAL, encoded by the coding sequence ATGGCGATGAAGCCGACGGACAGCAATCCCGGAGGAAGTTCCCGGCCGATCCGTCTCGCGTACGTGGTCAGCCACCCCATCCAGTACCAGGCACCGTTGCTCCGGGAACTGGCCGCTGATCCGTCGATCGATCTCTGTGTCTTCTTCTGCTCCGACTTTTCCATCCGCGCGTATCGGGACAGCGGCTTTGGAGCGGAAGTTCGTTGGGACGTTCCGTTGACAGAAGGTTACCGCTCCGTTGTGCTGCCCCGATGGCGGGAAACGACCAGTCCGCGCACGTTTGCTCCGATCGCACGCGGCTTCCTGCGGCACTTTGCGCGAGGCTTGAACGGGCAGCGCTTCGACGCCGTTTGGGTCCACGGGTACAGCACCGTCAACAGTCTGCACGCGATACTCGCGGCGCGAACACTGGGCATTCCGGTGCTGCTGCGCGCCGAACCCTGGCTGGCAGATCGCCCGCGTTCTGCCTGGAGACTGGCCTTGAAGCGCCTCTTCTTCACCGGGCTGCGCAGCTTAATCTCGGCGGTGCTGCCCATCGGAACGCGCAACGCAGAGTATTGGTCCTACTACTTCGGCGCTCGTTTTCCGGCATTCCTTGTGCCGTATGCGGTCGACAACGATCGGTTCGCGGCACAGATTGCGCAGCAGTACCTCGCCGCGCCTGAATCCCTGGATCTAGAACCTGGACGGCCGGTCATCCTGTTTGCCTCCAAACTGCAGGAGCGAAAACATTGCGATGACCTGCTGGAAGCCTATCTCCTGCTGACCGCGGACATGCCCGCCGACCAACAGCCGCACCTGCTGATCGTGGGCGACGGCGAACAGATGCCGATGCTGCGCGCCCGGGTCGCCGCAGTAAACGCGCCACTGGTACGCTTCGCGGGATTCCGCAATCAGACGGAGCTTCCAGGAATTTTTGCCCTTAGCACCGTCTTCGTGCTGCCGTCACGTCACGAACCCTGGGGCCTGATTGTGAACGAGGCTATGGCCTGTGGCCTGCCAGTGATCGTTTCAGACGAGGTGGGCTGCGCTGTCGACCTGGTCCAGAACGGAGCCAACGGCTTCATCGTTCCAGCACGCGACATCGCGGCACTCGCCGAGGCGCTGCGGTCGGTGCTGCTACCTGGCGTTGCGCAGCGTAGGGGCGAATGCAGCCGCCAACGCATTGCCAAATGGAGCTTCGCGGAAGATCGCAACGGTCTGAAGGCGGCACTCTCGTTTGTGACACGTCTGCCGGTTGCGGCGGCCCAGGATGGTATCTTGCCTGCAGTCCGGAACGACCATGCCAGCCGCGCACTATAG
- a CDS encoding response regulator — protein sequence MTNGNAKPKVLVADDEQVIANTLAIILNQAGFEARAVYSGENALETVDAFQPNMLISDVIMTGMTGIEAAIQIRQKLPQCKVLLFSGQAATADLLEKARAQGHEFEILAKPVHPTDLLAKLRS from the coding sequence ATGACGAACGGCAATGCAAAACCGAAGGTCCTCGTCGCCGACGACGAGCAAGTGATCGCAAACACTCTGGCTATTATTCTGAACCAGGCGGGCTTTGAGGCTCGTGCAGTCTATTCCGGAGAGAATGCGCTGGAGACGGTCGATGCCTTCCAGCCGAACATGTTGATCAGCGACGTGATCATGACCGGCATGACCGGCATTGAGGCCGCCATCCAGATCCGCCAGAAGCTGCCGCAGTGCAAGGTCTTGCTGTTCAGCGGCCAGGCTGCCACGGCCGACCTGCTGGAGAAGGCACGCGCGCAGGGCCACGAGTTCGAGATTCTGGCCAAGCCGGTTCATCCGACCGACCTGCTGGCAAAGCTCCGCAGCTAG